The proteins below come from a single Treponema phagedenis genomic window:
- a CDS encoding methyl-accepting chemotaxis protein, with product MNILDTVVCKYFQNISDTTKLLSRHPLFKNIGSNLSSYVNANDPSGTTPMIARNPYEEEVLQVCKNFMDCFGDSFTVSLGAEENGGFIMYPTAPRSNGYDVRKRGWYKAAVAKKHQIVFSEPYQTTAGEFVITCGRTVTDANDKLQGVATIDAGLEYLSDFIRTSADQKNEITMIFNKSGLILAHSKDTSLIFKNIDDLGIEGINSFREKELLFSTQINGTAYKVITKKSAYKDISLYYALLIPHTEYKRYSEQILLITAVGLIISSALIIVSSFIFAGTLIKPINKVTLALKNISEGAGDLTVRLKSKRRDEVGMLCEYFNQTMQKIQESIISISRQTAVMNETSITLSTNMNESASSVQQINTNISGIKEKVQTILQDSDRTGANVQAVVAGMQNLNTTMHSQTKEVETTLNSLQGIVSNISFVTEILDTNIDSVQSLQEETEEGKQSVERSAVLTKQINEESEGLLEASSVIQHIASQTNLLAMNAAIEAAHAGDAGKGFAVVADEIRKLAEESSTQGKSITRVLKELKTTIEEVSKQSLLVQNKFDSIFNLTKVVRSQEDQIMKAMNMQAKSGENISQAMESINRLLAGITTQSAEMHQYGESITEELKILQHGIYLINDNITEISAGTEQVFAAIVDVNIQAKLNEESVQNVTKAIHSFKV from the coding sequence ATGAATATACTGGATACTGTTGTATGTAAATACTTTCAAAACATCAGTGATACAACAAAATTATTATCGAGGCATCCTCTCTTTAAAAATATCGGCAGCAATCTTTCAAGTTATGTAAATGCGAATGATCCGAGCGGGACCACACCGATGATCGCAAGGAATCCTTATGAAGAAGAAGTTCTTCAAGTTTGTAAAAATTTTATGGATTGCTTTGGAGATTCTTTTACCGTCTCGCTTGGTGCTGAAGAAAATGGCGGTTTCATTATGTATCCTACTGCGCCTCGCAGTAACGGTTATGATGTGCGCAAAAGAGGATGGTACAAGGCGGCGGTTGCCAAAAAACACCAAATAGTATTTTCGGAACCCTATCAGACAACTGCCGGGGAATTTGTTATCACTTGCGGAAGAACCGTTACGGATGCAAATGACAAGTTACAGGGAGTCGCAACTATTGATGCAGGGCTTGAATACCTTTCGGACTTTATCAGAACAAGCGCGGATCAAAAAAATGAGATCACAATGATTTTCAATAAAAGCGGACTTATCCTTGCTCATTCAAAAGATACTTCCTTAATATTTAAAAATATTGATGATCTTGGTATCGAGGGAATTAATTCTTTTAGAGAGAAGGAGCTTTTATTTTCTACACAGATAAATGGCACTGCATATAAAGTAATTACAAAAAAGTCTGCTTACAAAGATATTTCTTTATACTATGCTCTGTTAATCCCTCATACAGAGTATAAAAGATATTCTGAACAAATTTTGCTAATAACTGCTGTAGGACTTATAATTTCAAGTGCTTTAATTATTGTTTCCTCTTTTATTTTTGCGGGCACATTGATTAAGCCGATTAATAAGGTAACACTTGCATTGAAAAATATTTCAGAAGGAGCCGGAGATTTAACTGTTCGTCTTAAAAGTAAAAGAAGAGACGAGGTGGGAATGCTTTGTGAGTACTTTAATCAAACAATGCAGAAAATACAGGAATCTATCATTTCAATCAGTAGACAAACAGCGGTTATGAATGAAACTTCCATTACGCTTTCAACTAACATGAATGAAAGTGCTTCATCCGTTCAACAAATAAATACAAATATTTCCGGTATAAAAGAAAAGGTTCAAACAATTTTGCAGGACTCTGATAGGACAGGAGCTAATGTACAAGCAGTGGTTGCCGGTATGCAAAATTTAAATACTACTATGCATAGTCAGACAAAAGAAGTTGAAACTACATTGAATTCATTACAAGGTATTGTGAGTAATATTTCTTTTGTAACCGAGATTTTAGATACCAATATTGATTCTGTTCAAAGTCTGCAAGAGGAAACCGAAGAAGGAAAACAAAGCGTTGAACGTTCGGCTGTTTTAACAAAACAAATCAATGAAGAGTCCGAAGGATTGTTGGAAGCTTCATCCGTTATCCAACATATTGCAAGTCAGACAAACTTGCTTGCAATGAATGCTGCAATAGAAGCCGCCCATGCCGGAGATGCGGGAAAAGGCTTTGCTGTTGTTGCCGATGAAATTAGAAAACTTGCGGAAGAATCAAGTACACAAGGAAAATCAATTACCAGAGTATTGAAAGAATTAAAGACAACAATAGAGGAAGTCTCTAAGCAATCGCTGCTGGTGCAAAATAAATTTGATTCTATATTTAATCTTACCAAGGTAGTACGTTCACAAGAGGATCAAATAATGAAGGCAATGAACATGCAGGCAAAAAGTGGAGAAAATATTTCTCAAGCAATGGAATCGATAAATAGGTTATTGGCCGGTATTACAACGCAGTCTGCGGAAATGCATCAATACGGGGAATCCATTACAGAGGAATTAAAAATTTTGCAGCATGGAATTTATTTGATTAATGATAATATCACCGAAATTTCCGCAGGAACCGAACAAGTTTTCGCGGCAATTGTTGATGTAAATATTCAAGCAAAATTGAATGAAGAAAGTGTTCAAAATGTAACAAAAGCAATACATTCGTTTAAAGTTTAA
- a CDS encoding PrsW family glutamic-type intramembrane protease: MIIAAVILFSFLPALLWAFFTGAKKNIAPLPLFLSFTFAFCALVVVLFLQWLLGFDSKGFQAPLSLLYVSFIQAALIEEGVKLIFFLFLFKLLSSAKREKFEDSLPAQQRVSIFQTLILAVFFGFSFGGLETIGYGVIFPNFVLVRALTAVLLHGGLSVFYLRIAIVKNKMKQVLFFLIPFLLHGLYNFFIIIGSFFFIFSVLIIIFLLQKVFYYLSEYQEV, translated from the coding sequence ATGATTATTGCAGCGGTAATTCTTTTTTCATTTCTTCCCGCTCTTCTATGGGCGTTTTTTACGGGAGCCAAAAAAAATATTGCTCCTTTGCCTTTGTTTTTGAGTTTTACCTTTGCTTTTTGCGCGCTTGTCGTAGTGTTATTTCTTCAATGGCTACTTGGTTTTGATAGTAAGGGATTCCAAGCGCCTTTGTCCCTTTTATATGTATCCTTCATACAAGCCGCCTTAATAGAAGAAGGAGTTAAACTTATTTTTTTCCTTTTTTTATTTAAACTTCTTAGCTCTGCTAAAAGAGAAAAATTTGAAGATTCTTTACCTGCCCAACAACGTGTTTCAATTTTTCAAACTCTTATTCTGGCTGTTTTTTTCGGATTTTCTTTTGGCGGGCTTGAAACAATCGGTTATGGCGTTATATTTCCAAACTTTGTATTAGTCCGCGCTTTAACCGCTGTTTTATTACACGGCGGTTTAAGCGTCTTTTACTTGCGTATCGCAATAGTAAAAAATAAAATGAAACAGGTTTTATTTTTTCTTATTCCTTTTTTATTACACGGGCTATATAATTTTTTTATTATTATCGGCTCTTTCTTTTTTATTTTTTCCGTTCTTATTATTATTTTCTTATTACAAAAAGTTTTTTACTACTTAAGTGAATATCAGGAAGTATAA